One genomic window of Malaciobacter molluscorum LMG 25693 includes the following:
- a CDS encoding GNAT family protein, giving the protein MQFDYAVLYFENLHISKKVKKLLNDNSYSFRINKNIKQTLDLIEQYHEDSWIKDEYKQTLLNLQNYPNNLGFEIFSSEIIDKTTNQIIAAEIGYKIGAIYTSLSGFYRKEKKYNNYGKLQLVLLGKYLLNNGYKLWNLGHPYMKYKFDLGATLLSRIEFIKQLKKYRDLKI; this is encoded by the coding sequence ATGCAATTTGATTATGCAGTTTTATATTTTGAAAACTTACATATATCAAAAAAAGTAAAAAAACTTCTAAATGATAACTCATACAGTTTTAGAATAAATAAAAATATAAAACAAACACTAGATTTAATAGAACAGTATCATGAAGACTCATGGATTAAAGATGAATACAAACAGACACTTCTAAACTTACAAAATTATCCTAATAATTTAGGTTTTGAAATATTTTCAAGTGAAATAATAGACAAAACTACAAATCAAATAATAGCAGCTGAAATAGGATATAAAATAGGTGCAATTTACACAAGTTTAAGTGGCTTTTATAGAAAAGAAAAAAAGTATAATAATTATGGAAAACTACAACTTGTACTATTAGGCAAATATCTTCTAAATAATGGCTATAAACTATGGAATTTAGGACATCCATATATGAAGTATAAGTTTGATTTAGGTGCTACACTTTTATCTAGAATTGAGTTTATAAAACAACTTAAAAAATATAGAGATTTAAAAATCTAG
- a CDS encoding cache domain-containing protein: MTKKLSKVIFYLILIVSLFSIVIMKIFDFSYEYKLYKDNKNAIKEEYLEKQKLNLKIEVDKAISLIEYNYNKKEEFLNKSLKQKTYEGYNLALNLYNKYKHTKSKKQILELINSALSGIQFYDGYGYYFLIDFDGKVVFHGLNNEYNNSYKLKNYKDQNGKLILNEILEVAKKQKEGFVNWKFISPVSKKEEDKKGYIKVLEPFNMVLISSDYTSRIEKQLQKEAIDRIKNLSMFEDGYIFLLNYDGKVLADRYREDSEGKNYKTIKSIYEKSILNQIVQRLKNKNEDFLTYKWYKNKSKEKIEKLTYIKKFEKWNWIIGTGVYLDKMNALIEKQKEVLKTKTLYKLGYSLIVFFILFAFIIILTRKIFKDLDSSFLLFLDFFKHANTNNETINTDKINFLEFKELAIQANKMIKTKIQNEKELETKNKEVLINLSLLNEYKKAVDVSAIVSKTDPKGIITFANEKFCKISGYSRQELLGSKHNLVKHPDTKKEVYKDLWKTILDKRVWKGVLKNRAKNGNAYYVKSTIVPILDVDGKIKEFIAIRYDISDLISQEKRIRLQTTDILTGLSNRQKLLEDLDSYEHLILSVFNIQRFKEVNEYYGFEVGDKLLIEVAKLLNNMIHHKYLNLYKLQGDEFAILLTSNDMNLQEFKTLCQRIIDDVRRYEFNIDNNKIEVDFIAGISSERNYFINAEMAKNHAKIENKEIIVFDENRGIKNNLIENITWTKKLKNAIEDDRLVVFAQPIISNKNDKIEKYECLVRMIDTNGNVISPFHFLHVAKKAKLYNKLTQIMINKSFKYFSDKDEEFSINFTIEDILNKQTVQLLEDNLSKYKSISQRVILEIVEEEGIENYQEISDFIEKMKSLGCKIAIDDFGTGYSNFEYLMKLNVDIVKIDGSMIRYINQDLNAKIVTELIVSFTKKLNIKTVAEYVHSKEIHEIIKDMGIDYSQGFYLGEPKYIE; the protein is encoded by the coding sequence ATGACAAAAAAATTATCAAAAGTTATATTTTATTTAATATTAATAGTGTCTCTTTTTTCTATCGTGATTATGAAAATCTTTGATTTTTCATATGAATATAAGTTATATAAAGATAATAAAAATGCAATAAAAGAAGAGTATCTAGAAAAACAAAAACTAAACTTAAAAATAGAAGTTGATAAAGCTATCTCTTTAATAGAATACAATTACAATAAAAAAGAAGAGTTCTTAAATAAAAGTTTAAAACAAAAAACATATGAAGGTTATAATCTTGCATTAAATCTTTATAATAAATATAAACATACAAAATCAAAAAAACAGATTTTAGAGTTAATAAATAGTGCTTTAAGTGGTATTCAATTTTATGATGGATATGGATATTATTTTTTAATAGACTTTGATGGCAAAGTTGTTTTCCATGGATTAAATAATGAATATAATAATAGTTATAAACTAAAAAACTATAAAGATCAAAATGGCAAACTTATTTTAAATGAAATTTTGGAAGTAGCAAAAAAACAAAAAGAAGGCTTTGTAAATTGGAAATTTATTTCTCCTGTTTCTAAAAAAGAAGAAGATAAAAAAGGTTATATTAAAGTATTAGAGCCATTTAATATGGTTTTAATTTCTTCTGATTATACATCAAGAATAGAAAAACAACTCCAAAAAGAAGCAATTGATAGAATAAAAAATCTTTCAATGTTTGAAGATGGATATATATTTTTATTAAATTATGATGGAAAAGTTTTGGCAGATAGATATAGAGAAGATAGCGAAGGTAAAAATTATAAAACAATAAAGTCTATTTATGAGAAAAGTATTTTAAATCAAATAGTGCAGCGTTTAAAAAATAAAAATGAAGACTTTCTTACTTATAAATGGTATAAAAATAAATCAAAAGAAAAAATTGAAAAACTTACTTATATTAAAAAGTTTGAGAAATGGAATTGGATAATAGGTACAGGAGTATATCTTGATAAAATGAATGCTTTAATTGAAAAACAAAAAGAAGTATTAAAAACAAAAACACTTTATAAATTAGGTTATTCTTTGATTGTATTTTTTATACTTTTTGCTTTTATTATAATATTAACTAGAAAAATCTTTAAAGATTTAGATAGTTCTTTTTTATTATTTTTAGATTTCTTTAAACATGCAAATACAAACAATGAGACTATAAATACAGATAAAATAAACTTCTTAGAATTCAAAGAGTTAGCAATTCAAGCTAATAAAATGATTAAAACAAAAATTCAAAATGAAAAAGAATTAGAAACTAAAAATAAAGAAGTTTTAATCAATCTATCTTTATTAAATGAGTATAAAAAAGCAGTTGATGTAAGTGCCATTGTTTCTAAAACAGATCCAAAAGGAATAATAACTTTTGCAAATGAAAAATTTTGTAAAATTTCAGGATATAGCAGACAAGAGTTACTTGGTTCCAAACATAATCTCGTAAAACATCCTGATACAAAAAAAGAAGTTTATAAAGACTTATGGAAAACTATATTAGATAAAAGAGTTTGGAAAGGTGTGCTTAAAAATAGAGCAAAAAATGGAAATGCATATTATGTAAAATCTACAATTGTTCCTATTTTAGATGTGGATGGTAAAATCAAAGAGTTTATTGCAATTAGATATGATATTAGTGATTTGATAAGTCAAGAAAAAAGAATAAGACTTCAAACAACGGATATATTAACTGGATTAAGCAATAGACAAAAATTACTTGAAGACTTAGATTCTTATGAGCATTTGATTTTATCTGTATTTAATATTCAAAGATTCAAAGAAGTAAATGAATATTATGGTTTTGAAGTAGGAGATAAATTATTAATAGAAGTAGCAAAACTATTAAATAATATGATTCATCATAAATATTTAAATTTATATAAACTTCAAGGTGATGAGTTTGCAATACTTCTAACAAGTAATGATATGAATCTGCAAGAGTTCAAAACTTTATGTCAAAGAATTATCGATGATGTGCGAAGATATGAATTTAATATTGATAATAATAAAATTGAAGTAGATTTTATTGCTGGTATATCTTCTGAAAGAAATTACTTTATCAATGCTGAAATGGCAAAAAATCATGCAAAAATTGAAAATAAAGAGATTATTGTATTTGATGAAAATAGGGGAATAAAAAATAATTTAATAGAAAATATAACTTGGACTAAAAAATTAAAAAATGCAATTGAAGATGATAGATTAGTAGTATTTGCTCAACCCATAATATCTAATAAAAACGATAAAATAGAAAAATATGAATGTTTAGTAAGAATGATAGATACTAATGGAAATGTTATATCTCCTTTTCATTTTTTACATGTGGCTAAAAAAGCAAAGTTATATAATAAATTAACTCAAATTATGATAAATAAATCATTTAAATATTTTAGTGATAAAGATGAAGAGTTTTCTATTAATTTTACAATTGAAGATATTTTAAATAAACAAACAGTTCAACTTTTAGAAGATAATTTATCTAAATATAAATCAATATCTCAAAGAGTGATTTTAGAAATAGTAGAAGAAGAAGGAATAGAAAATTATCAAGAAATAAGTGATTTCATAGAGAAAATGAAAAGTTTGGGATGCAAGATTGCTATTGATGATTTTGGTACTGGATATTCAAATTTTGAGTATCTAATGAAACTAAATGTGGATATTGTAAAAATTGACGGTTCTATGATTAGATATATAAATCAAGATTTAAATGCAAAAATTGTTACAGAATTGATTGTATCTTTTACTAAAAAACTAAATATAAAAACAGTTGCAGAGTATGTTCATTCAAAAGAGATTCATGAGATTATAAAAGATATGGGAATTGATTATTCTCAAGGTTTTTATTTAGGTGAGCCAAAATATATAGAGTAG
- the lolA gene encoding LolA-like outer membrane lipoprotein chaperone, which produces MFYKFIIFLGIFFISFANANIFKNINSFQADFVQLIKNSSNKNIEYKGQVFIKNDGKVLWRYKSPIIKNVYINKNFAIIDEPELEQAIFTSLDKKIDIVKLLNSAKKVGQNKYSAKLYNVDYEIVVKDKKISEILYKDELENKITINFSNIKQNINLDDKIFKFTAPDYYDIIRK; this is translated from the coding sequence ATGTTTTATAAATTTATCATTTTTTTAGGAATATTTTTTATTAGTTTTGCAAATGCAAATATTTTTAAAAATATAAATAGTTTCCAAGCAGATTTTGTGCAACTCATCAAAAATAGCTCAAACAAAAATATTGAATATAAAGGTCAAGTTTTTATAAAAAATGATGGGAAAGTTTTATGGAGATATAAATCTCCTATTATTAAAAATGTTTATATTAATAAAAACTTCGCAATAATTGATGAGCCAGAGTTAGAACAAGCTATATTTACATCACTTGATAAAAAAATAGATATAGTAAAGTTACTTAATAGTGCGAAAAAAGTAGGACAAAATAAATATAGTGCAAAACTTTATAATGTAGATTATGAAATAGTTGTAAAAGACAAAAAAATATCTGAGATTTTATATAAAGATGAATTAGAAAATAAAATCACAATAAACTTTTCTAATATCAAACAAAATATCAATTTAGATGATAAGATTTTTAAATTTACTGCGCCTGATTATTATGACATTATAAGAAAATAA
- a CDS encoding ABC transporter ATP-binding protein produces the protein MSKKITIKYIWNLLLHKKKQLILGQFVTIIAILISVPIPLMLPALVDEVLLNKPDFFVNNINNFFGSGNAFYYVVIVTLCVIFLRFLHFLFTAITTKIFTAIAKYITFKIREKLLNHLKIVSMNEYETLGSGSISANLITDVNTLDGFIITGASKLVSSTLTLLAVSFVLIAIHPVLGLMILIIQPIIIFLSKKIARSVGSLKKEENNAIGNFQENVGEVLELFGQIKASNKENDFFNESIKKAKNVKDTSNEFSYKSIAYERFSFTIFLASFEILRASGLLMVAYSDLSIGMMFAMFGYIWFIMTPVQDILSLQYSYAQARTALERINKILELQTENSGNKKIEEEYLNIELKNLYFKYNEDKDILKDISLKINFKDKVALIGASGSGKTTLAQIISSFYNKYEGELLFNNKKIENIKKESIRDSIFLVLQMPILFNNTLRFNITMGNDNIKDKDIFNALKIAQLEDTVLKMPQKLDTIVGRHGIRLSGGQRQRLSIARMIIANPKVVIFDESTSALDVHTEVKLFEALEPILKDKTVITIAHRLSTVKNAHKIYVLNDGKLVQEGTHKQLEQEEGHYQDFVKNQLI, from the coding sequence ATGTCTAAAAAAATAACTATAAAATATATTTGGAATTTACTACTACATAAAAAAAAGCAACTTATTTTAGGACAATTTGTAACAATAATTGCTATTTTAATAAGTGTACCAATTCCTTTGATGCTACCAGCTTTGGTTGATGAAGTTTTACTTAATAAACCCGATTTTTTTGTAAATAATATAAATAACTTTTTTGGAAGTGGAAATGCTTTCTATTATGTAGTTATTGTAACTTTATGCGTTATATTTTTGAGATTCTTGCACTTTTTATTTACTGCAATTACCACTAAAATATTTACTGCTATTGCAAAATATATAACATTTAAAATTAGAGAGAAGTTGTTGAACCATTTAAAAATAGTATCTATGAATGAATATGAAACTTTAGGAAGTGGTTCGATTTCTGCTAATTTAATAACTGATGTAAATACTCTCGATGGATTTATAATAACAGGAGCTAGTAAACTTGTATCTTCAACTTTAACTTTACTTGCAGTTTCGTTTGTACTTATTGCAATTCATCCTGTTTTGGGACTTATGATTCTTATAATTCAACCAATAATAATTTTTCTATCTAAAAAAATTGCAAGAAGTGTAGGATCATTAAAAAAAGAAGAAAACAATGCAATTGGAAATTTTCAAGAAAATGTAGGAGAAGTGCTCGAACTTTTTGGACAAATAAAAGCAAGCAATAAAGAAAATGATTTTTTTAATGAAAGTATAAAAAAAGCAAAAAATGTAAAAGATACTTCAAATGAATTTAGTTATAAAAGTATAGCTTACGAAAGATTTTCTTTTACTATTTTTCTTGCATCATTTGAAATTTTAAGAGCATCTGGACTTTTGATGGTTGCTTATAGTGATTTAAGTATTGGTATGATGTTTGCAATGTTTGGATATATATGGTTTATAATGACTCCTGTTCAAGATATTTTATCTTTACAATACTCATATGCGCAAGCAAGAACTGCACTAGAAAGAATAAATAAGATATTAGAACTTCAAACAGAAAATAGTGGAAATAAAAAAATAGAAGAAGAGTATTTAAATATAGAATTAAAAAATCTATATTTTAAATACAATGAAGATAAAGATATACTAAAAGATATATCTTTAAAAATCAACTTTAAAGATAAAGTAGCACTAATTGGAGCAAGTGGAAGTGGTAAAACAACACTAGCACAAATTATTTCAAGTTTTTATAATAAATATGAAGGTGAACTACTTTTTAATAATAAAAAAATTGAAAATATAAAAAAAGAATCTATAAGAGATTCTATATTTTTGGTATTACAAATGCCAATATTATTTAACAATACCCTTAGATTTAATATAACAATGGGAAATGATAATATAAAAGATAAAGATATTTTCAATGCTTTAAAAATTGCACAACTAGAAGATACTGTATTAAAAATGCCACAAAAACTTGATACAATAGTAGGAAGACACGGTATAAGATTAAGTGGAGGACAAAGACAAAGACTTTCAATTGCAAGAATGATAATAGCAAATCCAAAAGTAGTAATCTTTGATGAGTCAACCTCTGCACTTGATGTACATACTGAAGTAAAACTATTTGAAGCATTAGAACCAATACTAAAAGATAAAACAGTAATAACTATTGCACATAGATTAAGTACAGTAAAAAATGCCCATAAAATATATGTTTTAAATGATGGAAAGTTAGTTCAAGAAGGTACACACAAACAATTAGAACAAGAAGAAGGTCACTACCAAGATTTTGTAAAAAATCAATTGATTTAA
- a CDS encoding ABC transporter permease, with the protein MNKKLVNFIVKKYLRFDKKNPFISISAILAFIGVAIGVMVLIISMAIMNGTAKEFESKLFTMNYPISIYPKYQNSVNKQLLKELEEKYPKLKFSPYLTAQAIVQSGDKMGGAVIFGVNQNKEANINSIYKKATQGLKLKKYDIVVGEGISDELLLFMGDKATLYFTSLNPNGFSMMPKMKRFKYEASFRSGLHAYDKAYIYTSIEALQTVLHKDKNSFDGIHVFSNDAFNDINKLREDLKDQGVGIIGWWQQNGNFFAAMKMEKKALFIVLMLIILVASLNIISSLLMTVMSRRKEIALLLSLGASSKEIKSIFLRLGTIIGFSGILTGTALGFFGMWLLDTFDIISLPADVYGTSKLPLDLATSDLISIIIGAVVIVILSSYYPAKKATNIDVIDVLRNE; encoded by the coding sequence TTGAATAAAAAATTAGTAAATTTCATCGTCAAAAAATATCTAAGATTTGACAAAAAAAATCCTTTTATATCAATAAGTGCCATCTTGGCATTTATTGGTGTCGCAATTGGAGTAATGGTACTTATCATTTCTATGGCTATTATGAATGGAACAGCAAAAGAGTTTGAGAGTAAACTTTTTACAATGAATTATCCAATATCAATCTATCCTAAATATCAAAATAGTGTAAATAAACAACTTCTAAAAGAACTTGAAGAGAAATACCCAAAACTAAAGTTTTCACCATATCTTACAGCACAAGCAATTGTACAAAGTGGAGATAAAATGGGTGGAGCAGTTATATTTGGTGTAAATCAAAATAAAGAAGCAAATATAAACTCTATTTACAAAAAAGCAACTCAAGGCTTGAAACTAAAAAAGTATGATATTGTCGTAGGAGAAGGAATAAGTGATGAACTTCTACTTTTTATGGGAGATAAAGCTACTTTATATTTCACTTCATTAAATCCAAATGGATTTTCAATGATGCCTAAAATGAAAAGATTCAAATATGAAGCCTCTTTTCGTTCTGGACTTCATGCTTATGATAAAGCATATATTTATACTTCTATAGAAGCTTTACAAACAGTTCTGCATAAAGATAAAAATAGTTTTGATGGTATTCATGTATTTTCAAATGATGCATTTAATGATATAAATAAACTAAGAGAAGATTTAAAAGATCAAGGTGTTGGAATAATTGGTTGGTGGCAACAAAATGGAAACTTCTTTGCTGCTATGAAAATGGAGAAAAAAGCACTATTTATTGTACTTATGCTTATTATTTTAGTTGCATCACTAAATATCATTTCTTCACTTCTTATGACAGTTATGAGTAGAAGAAAAGAGATAGCCCTACTTTTATCTTTAGGAGCTAGCTCAAAAGAGATAAAATCAATATTCTTAAGACTTGGCACAATTATTGGCTTTTCTGGTATTTTAACAGGAACAGCATTAGGTTTCTTTGGTATGTGGCTATTAGATACATTTGACATAATCTCACTGCCTGCGGATGTATATGGAACGTCTAAACTTCCATTGGATTTAGCAACAAGCGATTTAATATCTATTATTATTGGTGCAGTTGTTATAGTAATTTTATCTTCTTACTATCCAGCTAAAAAAGCTACAAATATTGATGTAATTGATGTATTAAGAAATGAATAG
- the secA gene encoding preprotein translocase subunit SecA, which produces MLNVFAMIFGNKNDREVKKYKKRANAITALESKYEKLTDEELQSSFEALKQSVLNQEKKLDDVLYDSFALTREASKRVLGMRHHDVQLIGGMVLHEGRIAEMKTGEGKTLVATLPVILNAMTGKGVHVVTVNDYLAQRDATELQALYNFFGLSVGIILGDLKDEMERKEQYNCDITYGTNNEFAFDYLRSNMTLDIDEKVQRDYNFVIVDEVDSILIDEARTPLIISGPTNHKNANYVRANEIAIQLEKGELIEPKSADQKPYSTGDFTVDEKNKTILITEEGIAKAEKLFDVDNLYSLENAMLSHNLDQALKANYIFEKDVDYVVKDNEVIIVDEFTGRLSEGRRFSDGLHQALEAKEGVAIQEESQTLADVTFQNYFRMYDKLAGMTGTAQTEATEFAEIYRLDVVSIPTNVPVQRIDKNDLIYKSEREKFNAVCAKIKELNQKGQPVLVGTASIEKSELLHKLLTKEKIPHTVLNAKQHEKEGKIIEKAGEKGAVTIATNMAGRGVDIKLNQETLDLGGLAIIGTERHESRRIDNQLRGRSGRQGDKGESQFYLSLEDNLLRIFGSDKIRNIMERLGIEEGEHIESKMVTRAVENAQKKVESMHFESRKHLLEYDDVANEQRKVIYNFRNDLLNPEFDIDSKLEDNRREYVQNLLNECEIINGMPSEDFNYELLIAKLQEQLNLIVEQKDLQASNYEELEDKLTNILKEVYENKMSMAAPDQKHEIERILYLQILDNAWREHLYSMDTLKTGIGLRGYNQKDPLVEYKKESYNMFIELINSIKNEIIKILFTIQLQSQEDAQKEQEALEKMKAEMEQANENLQTNFEEINDSVLGKEKRISRNEPCPCGSGKKYKNCCGKSGPKRGLAAGN; this is translated from the coding sequence ATGTTAAACGTATTTGCAATGATATTTGGTAATAAAAACGATAGAGAAGTTAAAAAATATAAAAAACGAGCAAATGCCATTACAGCCCTTGAAAGTAAATATGAAAAACTAACTGACGAAGAGTTACAAAGTAGTTTTGAAGCACTTAAACAATCAGTATTAAATCAAGAAAAAAAATTGGATGATGTTTTATATGATTCTTTTGCGCTTACAAGAGAAGCAAGTAAAAGAGTATTGGGGATGAGACACCATGATGTACAATTAATTGGTGGAATGGTTTTACACGAAGGAAGAATTGCAGAGATGAAGACAGGTGAAGGTAAAACTTTAGTTGCTACTCTTCCAGTAATCTTAAATGCAATGACAGGTAAAGGTGTGCATGTAGTTACAGTAAATGATTATCTTGCACAAAGGGATGCTACAGAGTTACAAGCACTTTACAACTTTTTTGGATTAAGCGTTGGTATTATATTAGGTGACCTTAAAGATGAAATGGAAAGAAAAGAGCAATACAACTGCGATATTACTTATGGTACAAACAATGAATTTGCTTTTGATTACTTAAGATCAAATATGACTTTAGATATTGATGAGAAAGTTCAAAGAGATTATAACTTTGTTATTGTTGATGAAGTTGACTCTATTTTAATTGATGAAGCGAGAACTCCTTTAATTATCTCAGGTCCTACAAATCACAAAAATGCAAACTATGTAAGAGCAAATGAGATTGCTATTCAACTTGAAAAAGGTGAACTAATTGAGCCTAAATCAGCAGATCAAAAACCATACTCTACTGGTGATTTTACAGTTGATGAAAAAAATAAAACTATTTTAATTACAGAAGAAGGTATTGCAAAAGCTGAAAAACTATTTGATGTGGATAATTTATACTCTTTAGAAAATGCAATGTTATCACATAACCTTGACCAAGCTTTAAAAGCAAACTATATTTTTGAAAAAGATGTAGATTATGTAGTTAAAGATAATGAAGTTATTATTGTTGATGAATTTACAGGAAGATTAAGTGAAGGTAGAAGATTTAGTGATGGATTACACCAAGCACTTGAAGCAAAAGAAGGTGTAGCTATTCAAGAAGAGTCTCAAACTTTAGCAGATGTAACTTTTCAAAATTACTTTAGAATGTATGATAAATTAGCAGGTATGACAGGTACAGCACAAACAGAAGCAACTGAGTTTGCAGAGATTTATAGATTAGATGTTGTATCTATTCCTACAAATGTACCAGTTCAAAGAATTGATAAAAATGACTTAATTTATAAAAGTGAAAGAGAAAAATTCAACGCAGTTTGTGCAAAAATCAAAGAGCTTAATCAAAAAGGTCAGCCTGTACTTGTAGGTACAGCTTCAATTGAAAAATCTGAACTTTTACACAAATTATTGACTAAAGAAAAAATACCTCATACAGTATTAAATGCAAAACAACACGAAAAAGAAGGTAAGATTATTGAAAAAGCCGGTGAAAAAGGAGCAGTAACAATTGCTACTAATATGGCTGGACGGGGAGTTGATATTAAACTAAACCAAGAGACTCTTGATTTAGGTGGATTAGCAATCATAGGTACAGAAAGACATGAATCTAGAAGAATTGATAACCAATTAAGAGGTAGAAGTGGAAGACAAGGTGATAAAGGTGAATCACAATTTTATTTATCATTAGAAGATAATCTTCTTAGAATTTTTGGAAGTGATAAGATTAGAAACATTATGGAAAGACTTGGTATTGAAGAAGGTGAGCATATTGAATCTAAGATGGTTACAAGAGCTGTTGAAAATGCGCAGAAAAAAGTTGAATCAATGCACTTTGAAAGTAGAAAGCATCTACTTGAATATGATGATGTTGCAAATGAACAAAGAAAAGTAATCTATAACTTTAGAAATGATTTATTAAATCCTGAGTTTGATATTGATTCTAAACTTGAAGATAATAGAAGAGAATATGTTCAAAACTTACTTAATGAGTGTGAAATAATAAATGGTATGCCATCAGAAGATTTTAATTATGAGTTACTTATTGCAAAACTTCAAGAACAACTAAACTTAATAGTTGAACAAAAAGATTTACAAGCTTCAAATTATGAAGAACTAGAAGATAAACTAACAAATATCTTAAAAGAAGTTTACGAAAACAAAATGAGTATGGCTGCACCTGATCAAAAACATGAAATTGAAAGAATTCTTTACTTACAAATATTAGATAATGCATGGAGAGAACATTTATACTCTATGGATACACTTAAAACAGGTATTGGTCTTAGAGGTTATAACCAAAAAGATCCATTAGTTGAATATAAAAAAGAATCTTATAATATGTTTATTGAACTTATTAATTCTATTAAAAATGAAATTATTAAAATTTTATTTACTATTCAACTTCAAAGTCAAGAAGATGCACAAAAAGAGCAAGAAGCATTAGAGAAGATGAAAGCAGAAATGGAACAAGCAAATGAAAATCTTCAAACTAACTTCGAAGAAATAAATGATTCTGTTTTAGGAAAAGAAAAAAGAATTTCTAGAAATGAACCTTGTCCTTGTGGATCTGGGAAAAAATATAAAAACTGTTGTGGAAAAAGTGGACCTAAAAGAGGTTTAGCAGCAGGAAACTAG
- a CDS encoding phospholipase effector Tle1 domain-containing protein, whose protein sequence is MRCKRNLDEQYSTNRCIFDGTGNDKNNDVRINDGSLTNIGKLHEAYIGADKFYVEGVGTRHLSNAEVELVQQGIADKNDYYDSSAMAFGTGVKDKVNTMITNVKSFIANNPDSEVVIDVFGFSRGSTEARDFIKKRGQMITITKSFINKIAKCN, encoded by the coding sequence ATGAGATGCAAAAGGAACTTAGATGAGCAGTATTCAACGAATCGGTGCATTTTTGATGGTACGGGAAACGATAAAAATAATGATGTAAGAATAAATGATGGTTCTTTGACCAATATTGGAAAGCTCCATGAAGCATATATTGGAGCAGATAAATTTTATGTAGAGGGTGTTGGAACCAGACATTTAAGTAATGCAGAGGTTGAACTTGTACAACAAGGTATTGCTGACAAAAATGATTACTACGACAGTAGTGCTATGGCGTTTGGTACGGGAGTAAAAGATAAAGTAAACACGATGATAACAAATGTTAAATCTTTTATTGCCAATAACCCTGATAGTGAAGTTGTAATTGATGTTTTTGGATTTAGTCGAGGAAGTACAGAAGCCAGAGACTTTATAAAAAAAAGGGGTCAGATGATAACGATAACCAAAAGTTTCATAAATAAGATTGCAAAATGTAATTAA